In the genome of Parasteatoda tepidariorum isolate YZ-2023 chromosome 10, CAS_Ptep_4.0, whole genome shotgun sequence, the window ggataataaagatattcggtataacattaaaaaaaaatttttatacacttgtatcttatatcaagtttgtatttatacaacataacttgtaagttccttataaatattagttatatgttccttatatgtcaaaaatgcatagtaataaacttttaattttcttaagtatcaaaaaaaaaaaaattttttttttaaaaataaatatttaaacaatttttgtgcaaaatttttctgcacatgcatttgaatataaatttctgagattttaaatctgttattttaccttaattttaattaaaaaatattttaaaacctgctgattacctatagtataattaaatttcaatataatgcatggcaactgttggtagttttgaagtttatatattttcttggcaaacttcagtttttgacatttttgacgggtttttgacggtttaaaccagtattatacccttgtcatgtcaaaaaccactttttgacgtcaaaaacccaaccctggttTGCACATTCTtatcaatattaaatcataatttttttgtaaataaataattgatcaatttatatttatttataaaattaattaatggaatattatgtaaataaaaattaaaatctggcaacttttttaaataaaatattataaatttcagaattgtttaagtttacttaatgcataacacattactaagttgtgttatttaaaatacgtCAATTGAAattgagtgattttgtttccattattcgctcgaaatgaatattctgtgttgagcagtataggctaaataccaaatatttgtatgttgcatctttaatttagtagcagcaattgttgagcagaatcttgtatctatttacaatttaaaaacttcctgaaaaggtttttagcaatttttgcaataacagggccctatttgcacaaattcacaaaagcaggaccctggttgaaagaatgtgacttaatgcttattttatattgtgaatagttttttcacaattttacaaaaacaggacttttcacaaaatgtctggacagaccccgaTTATCAAATTCATATAAGTActcaggaaaaaattttataaaaattagcataattttttaaatacgaatCTATTTTGTACTTATCAATTTTGTGATATAGTAAAAGTCACCAAATTTTTATAGTGGTCAATGATAATTAATTGTGATATACTGCTGGTATTGGGATAATAAATGTTGCGGTAATGGGTACTTTCACTAGTCTAGGTACTGTAGGGTAAaacagtaaaacaaattttttaactttaacagACTTAACATGCATTacatatatcattttaaagcttaaaatgtatattttgatgtacagcttgattttaatttagcatttaattaatatctctATTTTTAACTCAGATCTCACATTTCATTTTGTTCTAGAATGATGTGAAATAAAGGAAAGGCCTTATTTAAATActccattttaatatttaattaaatattttcagcatttaaccactttcgatttttttttggtaaaattatactacaattatgtacacaaaaagtaattattcaaaaaaaataattttggctattttagaatttaaattaaatttttttttattatgaccataataaaaattaagcaaaagttattatttaaaaaaaaaaaaaagtaagcaatattttttaaaaatcttttctgaTCCTCCTATAATAGTTAGTAACGAGTTAAATACCTTGCACAATTATTTTCCaagcatgtaatttttttaaaaattggtgttACGGacttaatatatttacattgtTGCTCTGTAGCAAATCAAGAACTtgaatttcttttgtattttatttattcatggtTTCCATTTTGTAAAAGCTGatccataatttaaaaattatagagtgTTATGTCTATAACACCAAATGTTACATACgcaataaatttgcattttttctaaataaaaaaaaagctgcaattcctagcattatttatttcttatttgatcGCAAATTTGATCCTAAAACAGactttttgcttaataaatcctcatgtaattctttttttattagaaaagaaatgttCAAAAAGTATATGtgttttactcaaaaaaatttttgtaacattctTACTTGCTTATTAAATATGTTcatctctaatttttaaaatttttacgtttGTAACATGATAAACATACatacaataagaaaataaagaacataTTAAGTTTGtcacaatgttaaaaaattctgtaagaaatccttttttttttttttttttttttttttttttttttttttttttactggtttCTACTGTCTTGCTCACCCTTAATAGCttagattttgttaaaattatgtatttaaatatttttcaatatatttaatattttgttttcagttaCAAATCTGATTTTAATTGAGGAGCTAAGGAAAAAGGTACTAAGTTATGATTCAGTGAATCTAGGAGCAccagatttttgaaaaaacttatttttccacTGAAAATTGCTTTATGAAGACTTGGATGAAAAATACAGTTTTCTAtgcttttaaaactcaaaatgaaGCTTTACAGCTTGCAGAGAACAAGAAAATTCAACAATTATgtgtgttataaaaatataattataataatagtgtgtcataataatttatttaacataaaacaaaatggacattctaaaataaataaataaaaattaatgaatgtaattacctttaaaatttttagcattttttcaaaatgacatttgtcttcttgtattaatttcttaaattaaaattaaatcatcttaCTTTGAAAATTCTAAGGTGCAAATTGATAATGAAGttaatttagaaacaatttttaacctTCTGTTTTCCACTTAAAAcactaatattttgtattttgagcAGCTATAGTATGTACATCATTTTTTATAAGACAAAAATTCAGCTTAATTGCTAGAAATCtaatatgttttattcttcTTGTTAGAGGACACAACCGACAACAGCCATGGGTGAGATGCACACTTTCTGGACAACAGCTTGACCGAAACTtgcataaactaatttaatcttATGTATATGTGCACACATATTCTCCGATggggaagaaaaagaaatggaatCGTCCTCTCTGTGACAACACAAACCAGTGCTTTCCACAAGGGGAGTTCTGCATCAATGTAGAACACCCAGATTCCAACAACTTTCAAAACTTTGAACCTCGCTTGGCTGTTGCAGTGCCAAACTGGTCAAGACCTGGCATCCAGTCTCAATTGCGATGCGAAATCTGTGAGCGCGTGTTCCAATATCCTAGTCAGCTGCGTGATCATATGCTAATTCATACTCGTGTGCGGAGATTTGTATGCCAGGTATGTGGAATGAAGTTTATGAAGGAACATCACTTAAAGGCTCATCAAGCTACGCATAATTCAGTTAAGCCATTTGCCTGCCCCATCTGTGGACGCACATTCACTCTCAAAGCGAACATGGAGAGACATACGTACATACATAACACTGAGCGGAGATTCACCTGTGATCAGTGTGGGAAAAAATTCTCTCAGCCGCAGACTCTCAAAATGCACATGATCTCACACTCGGACGTAAAACCCTTCGCTTGCAACATTTGCGGGAAGGGTCTGTCAAGAGCGCACAATCTTCGAGCCCACATGGCAATCCATCGAAACAACAAACCTTTCAAATGTCACTTGTGTAACAGTTCGTTCACGTTAAAAGGTAACATGCAAAGGCACCTGAAAGAAAAGCATGGCGTGACAGAGGCTGAGATTCCGCAGCACCAGGAGCAACCGCCAAGCTTGTCCAGTGAAAGTTTCATTCTCTCTTTAGATCCAGCTGATGCTGTTGGCTCTCCTACTGGCTCCAGAATAAGTGAAGAAGAAATGCCGCAAAACTGTAACCAAGCTTCTGATCTACCTCAAAACAACAAACGAAGAAAAAACCCACCCAAGAGAGTAAAATGTGAGACGCCAAACAGTGAACATGAGAACCTCAGTAAGAGTTCACCAAATGAACAAGACCCCCACCGCCCTCCCGAATACCAAGGCGTGCCAGCTTCTTCTGTCAACAACGTCTTGCCACCTGCTCCAAACAACTTTCAACAGGTGCAGTCAAATGCTTTAGTGCCAGTGAACAATGCTTTCCCACCTACCTCTCAAATACAGTTATGCAACCCGCCAATAAACGTTGGGAATCCATCAGAACACAAACCTTTCACGCCATGTGCTCTGCCCCTGCAGGCAACTCTAGGCCACTCGGGTTTCGGCCCAGTGTCTGTAGCTAGTTTTCTTCCTAGGCCGCCAGGTTTTTATGCTGAGAGCGGAATGTTAAGTGTGCCACCTAATCCATTTCCAAATGAGAATGTGGAGTCTAAGCTGCAAACTATACATAGTGCTATTGATGACCTAGCGGGTAAATTATCATCTCCTCACGATAAAGTGATGGCAATACACGAAGCACTCGATGAACTGATTCATTTGCGTCCTGAAAACCCAGCAAATAATTTTCGGTgtgtaaaaaatgaaaggatGGGTAACTAGTCTCAATAATATTTagcaatgtaatttttcttttaaaatttactcatcGATGCATTTATCATACTCTGCTAGGCCAACAGATCTATTCAAATCCATATCATGTGATTGATTTGGTAATATTCCGTTTTAGGAGGCATTAGAAAAAAACACGTAACTGTTGTTGATGcttaattttgcaataagtaTACTTGGTATAGTAATAATgggtatagttcgttcaccaggagttggcacttggctatGCCTTCATCAATGTGGTATCCGgtgatactatttcgctatttttgggagaaggatgcGAAtaatcctgaacaaggttgctatttggcgatcatatgacaaaaatattatctagcaatctttatgtgcatttttttaaacataaaatatttcataaatttgatgatatttatcTCTTtcgagtgaatagtttgtcctttttgagacattttgttgcaatatatttaattagctagagtaatGAAAGATGTGTTAACAGAtgataaagcaaagtaagtaactgaaaaaaattcagtttggCGCTCATTAAGGGTTGTCTTAATTTCAGGTGCGGAGAGGTTTCTTCTCTTATCCCCGCCCTGTAATAAACTCttcgtccgaggaggtggagccaagttcCAACTCCTGGTGAAGCGAACTATACCTATTATAGGTactataatagattttttaaggCCCCCTTAAACGGAATAGGgccattgaattttaatttatttattattgtatttcatGAGTGGGCATTTATAACATTTCACctgaaaaatcaaactttttttttgttttcagcaCTGATGAAgatgaaatatatatgtttactattttattttattgttatttttcattgttttatttttatatctaattagagtctaatagttttataattttattttatacaataccAATTTTCAAATGGCATCTTTTTCGACTTAAAAAATACCCTTCAGTGATGTATTTTACGGCAATTTATTGTTCATGGTTTTCTATGAGAAATcacatacatatacatttttgtttatctgatattttaataccaagataattttaaatttcatgatgtgtttaaaataaatgttttgaagaaattaaatttgtaaattctgagagaaagtttgtaattttaattttgaatcaaattacaG includes:
- the LOC107439080 gene encoding uncharacterized protein codes for the protein MGKKKKWNRPLCDNTNQCFPQGEFCINVEHPDSNNFQNFEPRLAVAVPNWSRPGIQSQLRCEICERVFQYPSQLRDHMLIHTRVRRFVCQVCGMKFMKEHHLKAHQATHNSVKPFACPICGRTFTLKANMERHTYIHNTERRFTCDQCGKKFSQPQTLKMHMISHSDVKPFACNICGKGLSRAHNLRAHMAIHRNNKPFKCHLCNSSFTLKGNMQRHLKEKHGVTEAEIPQHQEQPPSLSSESFILSLDPADAVGSPTGSRISEEEMPQNCNQASDLPQNNKRRKNPPKRVKCETPNSEHENLSKSSPNEQDPHRPPEYQGVPASSVNNVLPPAPNNFQQVQSNALVPVNNAFPPTSQIQLCNPPINVGNPSEHKPFTPCALPLQATLGHSGFGPVSVASFLPRPPGFYAESGMLSVPPNPFPNENVESKLQTIHSAIDDLAGKLSSPHDKVMAIHEALDELIHLRPENPANNFRCVKNERMGN